The genome window TCGTTCGTCGTGGACCGCGTCACCCACACCGACCAGATGGTCGCCCAGGTGGACGAGGCGCTCAAGTCGACGGGCCGCGCCGAGAACGGCGACAAGGTCATCATCATCTCCGGTTCCCCTCCCGGGATCCCCGGAACCACCAACGACATCCGCGTCCACAAGGTCGGCGACGTCCTCTAGGGCGGATGAGGAAGGCCCCGCTCCGGCGGGGCCTTCCGCGTATCCTGCGCGGGTCACGTGGGAGCGTAGGGTTCATGCCGTGAGGGCCTGAGTCAGCACCGGCCTTCACCAGTTCTTCGGCAGTACCGCGTCGTCGGGGTTTTCCGGAGCGCATCGGCTTTACCCCCCCCCCGGAAGGCGGCGTAGTTCTCAGCGTTCGCGAAGCCGTCTCCGGGACTCAGGCAGGCGACGGAACGACAAGCACCGCCGACACATCCTTCCGGGCCAGCGTGGGGGCAGCGGCGCTCGTCCCGTGCGAGTGCTTCAAGACCGAGAGCGCGGCCGTCGCGCTCGTGATTCCCTTCGGATTTCAGGGCCTCGCAAAAGTGATGTAGGTGAGCACGACGAAATAAGCCCAGAGGGCGAGGTTGAGGCCCGGAGGTATCATTGACACGATCGCCAGGGCGCGTACACGAGGCTCGCGGTAGATCCCGACCACGCCTGCAATGATCGCCAGAACAGCAGGAAGGATCGACTCAAAGCGAAGCCCGACAAGCCACGCGACCACTGTGGCCACGCCGCACACCAACGCGGCGACACTCCATCCGAATCCCCGCCTCCGCCGCACGGCGTTCTCCGCTGGGGTCTCGTTGGCCGGCTCTGACAACTCGCTCATTGTGTTCCTCTTCGTTCTGTGTGTGCGCGGCGAGCGCCACGACAATTAGCACGCGGCGGGACTCGTCTGCAGTCGTTAGCACCCACCAGCCATGCCGGGCGACTCGCTCTGAGAGAACTCCTTCTCAAGGAAGCACCCTCACCAGTTCTTCGGCAGCCGTGGGTCGTCGGGGTCCTCCGGAGCACACTGGCTGTTGCCGATGAAGTCGGCGTAGTTCTCACCGATCGTGAACACGATCCCCAGGCCGTCTGCACGAACACCGGTCAGATACGGCGGGTACGACACCACCTTCCGCGGCGGGTAGATCCGATTGTCCTCGACCACCTTCGTCGGGAACCCGTGATCGGTCCACAACTGCGCAACCCGCTCCGCCGTCTCCGCAGGACTGGACTTCGTCGGACCCTTGTACTGGTTCGCGATGTTCCAGCTCTCGGACGGGGTGCCATCGGCATAGTCGCCACACCCGTACCCCCACTCCGCTTCAGGTGTCGGCCAGGTGTCAGAGACCAGGGCTGTCGCCTCGTCGTAGAGGCGCTGGATTTCGTGTTCGACCGCTGCGCGGTCTGCTCTGTCTTGGTCTTCCATCTCTTGGATCTCCTTCGCCGTCTTGGGCTGTGCTACGCACCCCGCCAGCGCTCCTGTGGCGAGCAGTGCTGCCAATGCGACAACACGCAGTATTGTGCGGGGGGCGGCCGTGATCGTCCTGCTCATTGTCGTGCCCCCGACGGTGTCGGGCTCGGGCGCGGTTGCGGGTTCGGCACCGCCGATCGGTCCTGCGGGGTCCCACCGGTGGGGAGTTCCTGCCCGCGTCCCATCGTCGCCATCGCCGTTGCGTATCGGGCGGAGGTACGGTTGTCGAGGTAGCTGTAGGAGTCGGGGGTTTTCGGACCGTTACCGAACGGGCCGTGTTTCGTGATCCCCTTCAGGTCGAGACCATCCAGAGACGTGGCCTCCGCGCTGAACGGGTGCGCGCCGAAGCTCGGGCTGGTGGGGTCGAGGCGCCCGGAAATGAGCTGCCCGATCACGGCCCACCCGTCGCGGGTACCCTGGGTCGCGTAGACCTCCCCGCCCGGCACATGCAACGCCGCCGCTGACGGGACGCTTCCGGCAATACCCGCCGAGCCGAGGAGCACGACATGCCCAGCGGTGACTCCCTTCTGGGTCAGGGCAAGCGTGGCGACGTCGGTCCCGTACGAGTGCCCCACGACCGAGAGCCCGACCGCGTTCGCCGGCCAGTCCTTCACCGCGGTCAGCCCGCGCAGCGTGTTTCCCAGTCTCTCCGCCCCCGCGGTGGCGAGGTCGTCCTGCCTGACGCCCCACACATCCGTGCTGCTGGGAGGGTCGTAGTCCAGCCAGGACAGCACTGCGATCTTGCTTGGATCAACACCTGACGCCTGCCATTGCTGCTGCCGCAGGTCTCTCGCGGCATTGCCGTACTGTCCGATGTCGTCGGCGGTGGTTCCCATCCCGGGAACCACGACGCTGATGTGGTCGGCGGTCTCCAGAAGCCCGGTGCTGATGGCGACCTTGGTGCGTTCACCGGGTTGGTAGACATACAGCTCGTGCGGCGGGGTGCCGGTCGGACCCTTGCCGTAGGCGATATCGATACGCGAGAGCGTGTCGGCCAGTTTCTGCGCCTCAGCGAGACGACCCAGTGCGCTTCGACGGACCCCCTCGAACGGCGAGCCGAGTTCAGGATCCGCCTTGGCGTCGGTGAGTCGTTTCTTCGCGTCGGCGAGGTCGGACTTCAGGCATTCACGATTCGCGTCGGAGCGCACCCGTGGCGGGACGCCGTCGAGGTTGCCGACGAGCCTCGGGACCGCGTTCGCCCACTCCTTGCGCTGCGTCGCGTCGAGCTTCTTCCACCACGCAGCCGTCTTCTCCGGCGCGGGCGGGTGGTCCCAGAACCTCTGAAGCAACTCCGGGTGGGCAGCCAGCAACGCCTTCATCTGCGACGGGGACACGTCGTTCAGCAGCGACGACAACTCGGCGGCCGTCGCGGTCGACCAATCCTTCGACGACCCCAGGCCCACCAGGTAGACGAGAGCTTTCGCCCGTGCGGGCGGTGCACTGATCCCGACACCGCCGCCGAGTTGCTCCAGGAGCGCGACGGTGTCCCTGATGGCGGAGTCCAGTTTCGACAAGCCGTCGCGAAACAGGCCCTGCGTCGCGGATGCGAAGGCTTGGAGCGCCGTCAACCTGTCTTCCAGGTCGCGGATCTGCCTTTCCAGCTCGTTCAAGACCAGCTGCAGCTGAGTGTTCGCCATCCGCAGCGACTCGCTCAAGCCCGGCACCG of Leifsonia shinshuensis contains these proteins:
- a CDS encoding alpha/beta hydrolase: MGLSYDSGDSENVKTALEANLTAASTALDKLESASKRLLAGLGTGELSGKGYSAVDALFAWVVVPCIARAKGEIDAIRGELDTYVREDAKVSRWGVLKEDELTTQLVATTTQRDATERLMEANSHAADSAVAVPGLSESLRMANTQLQLVLNELERQIRDLEDRLTALQAFASATQGLFRDGLSKLDSAIRDTVALLEQLGGGVGISAPPARAKALVYLVGLGSSKDWSTATAAELSSLLNDVSPSQMKALLAAHPELLQRFWDHPPAPEKTAAWWKKLDATQRKEWANAVPRLVGNLDGVPPRVRSDANRECLKSDLADAKKRLTDAKADPELGSPFEGVRRSALGRLAEAQKLADTLSRIDIAYGKGPTGTPPHELYVYQPGERTKVAISTGLLETADHISVVVPGMGTTADDIGQYGNAARDLRQQQWQASGVDPSKIAVLSWLDYDPPSSTDVWGVRQDDLATAGAERLGNTLRGLTAVKDWPANAVGLSVVGHSYGTDVATLALTQKGVTAGHVVLLGSAGIAGSVPSAAALHVPGGEVYATQGTRDGWAVIGQLISGRLDPTSPSFGAHPFSAEATSLDGLDLKGITKHGPFGNGPKTPDSYSYLDNRTSARYATAMATMGRGQELPTGGTPQDRSAVPNPQPRPSPTPSGARQ